The Sediminicola sp. YIK13 genomic sequence GGCTCGTCGCCCATTGTAATTGCCATAACCAATTGTCCCTGGGCGTTGGTAGTGATTGCCCAAGTTCCGTTTGAAGTATTTACACCATTGCTCAATGTTACTTCTGCATTGGCTCCAAAGCTGAACTTGTAACCCAACAAACGATCTATCTCCTCTCCATTGTTCTTTACTTTTTTGATCACCCAGCTACATTCCTTTAAAATCTCCCTTAAGGTATCAGGTGTATTGTTTACAATATCACAGGCTTTTTTCATGATGATCTTGTTACCATCTCCCGAGTAAAGTTTAATTCTCCCCTCTTCAATCTCATAGACAAACCATTCTAGGGTAAAATCTACCAAGACATCAAACTCCAATTTCAAAAGGACACGGTTTTCACCAACTCTAGTAGACCACGTTCCCTCTAGGGCCACACCTAATCTGTTTCTTACGATTACGCTGCCGTTTTCCTTAAAGTTCATTACATATTCGAAATATTGATCAGTCTGGTCAATACCATTCCTTTTTACTTCGTGCACCAAGAAAGGACAAGAGACCAAGAATTCGTCTAAACGCTCTTTATTAAAGTCGTCATCATTGTAATCATTGTCATCATCCTCATCACAAGCATCCTTTGCATTCTCAATGGCATTCGCCAATTCCATATTACTATTTACTGTTATTTCAGTACCATCGTAAAGCGCTAGGCTAATAGGAAAATCAAAACTTACCAAGTCATTATCATCCAAGCCTTTAAAGAATCTTCTCAATTCCAAATCACTGTTCACTACCACACTACCTGTTTGTTGTAGGTTCGCACTGAAGGTGAAAAGCTTTACTGGATATACAAAATCTATACATTCTATGTCATCGTCGTCACCGCCTTCTATACAGTCGGCCGCCAAATTACGCAGGTCTTCTTTGTTATTGATCACCCGTTCTGTAAAATCTGGTAGTGTAATGGTTATAGGGAATAAAATTTCCAAGAAATCCTCATCCCCATCAATGGAATCAAAAATTTCTTCGATCAATCTCAGATCGGCTATGGAATCTATGGTCAATTGAATTCCCGCCACCTCAACTGTATAGGGAAATTGGATAGCAATACAACTTGAGCCATCAACAATATTATCATAGGAACCATCATTTGAGGATGTACGCTCCACTAACTTTGCTGTAGCTGAACTGGCTGCAATAGCCTCTTGATCATTTCCTTGTGGCAATTCTTCAAACTCATCTTGACATGAGGTGAAATTCATAGCAAATACCAGTAGGCTGGTATACATTAGATAACTAAAAAACTTTTTCATAATGTTTGGATTTAATTTGGTGTTATAACTATAGAACAACCCACATATAAAAAACCCTACCCCATTTTTAATTTTTTTTAAAATATATTTGAAAAAAATTAACACGCTTGGATACGGACAACAAAAACAACGTTTGCAAAGAAGAGGTCTATAGCGCCCTCTTTAACACCAATTCTAAAACGGTTTTTAACTATATATATTATAAGTTCGGGAATGAGGAAAAAGCATATGATGCCGTTCAAGAGGCTTTCATAAAACTTTGGGAGAATTGTGCCAAGGTAGCACCCGAGAAAGCCAAATCTTATGTTTATACCGTTGCAAACAATCTTTACCTTAATGTAATCAAGGCCGAAAAGGTCCGTTTAAAATATGCCGATAAGAGTTTGGAGGTTTCCCATGAGTCACCGGAATTTTTGTTGGAGGAAAAACAATATCAGGAAAAATTAGACCGTGCTTTGAACAGTTTACCAGACAACCAACGCACCACGTTTTTATTGAATAGGATAGATGGAAAGAAGTATGCCGAAATAGCAGAAATGGAAAATGTTAGTGTGAAGGCCATAGAAAAGAGAATGCATTTGGCATTAAAATCATTGCGCGAACAAATTGAAGGCATTTAAGGAGGTATTGATGATTATGGTTAAGGTAGGGATAGCTTTAAGGTGTATTGAATTTTCAATTCAGCGATACTTTATCCTTTTAGAGATAAAATATTTCAATTAAAAAGTAGGGTTTTTATTTTTTTGGTTGTTACAATTATGAAAAGACAGTAAGATGCAAGAAAATTACTTAGCAAAATGGCTCAATAACGAACTCACTGAGGAGGAGTTGGTAGAATTTAAAAAATCTGCCGAGTATGCTTCCTATCAGAGGTTAAAGGAAGTTTCCAATAAATTGGAGGCTCCAAAATTTGATGCCGATCAGGTATGGGCCTCCCTTAAGAACAAGAGGGAATCTTCCAAATCCAAGGTTGTCCAATTGCGCCCCTTCACGAAATTGATGAGGGTTGCGGCTGCCATTGCCGTTATTGCTGTTGCTTCTTTCTTTTATTTCAATTCCTTGGACGAAACCATATCTACACAATATGCAGAGCGGGCAGAAGTAATTTTACCCGATGCCTCTGAAATTGTATTGAATGTAGATTCCGAAGTTTCCTACAGCAAAAAGAAATGGGACAAAAAACGAAATGTATCCCTGAAAGGAGAGGCCTTCTTTAAGGTGGCCAAAGGAAAACGATTTACCGTTACCACCCTAGAAGGTACTGTGGCAGTTTTGGGAACCCAATTTAACGTAGAAAATAGAAAAGGTCTTTTTGAAGTGACCTGTTTTGAAGGACTCGTAAGTGTAACCTTCCAGAACAAGGAATTCAAAGTTCCTGCCGGATCTTCATTTTTGGCTATCAATGGAGAGGTAAAACCTACCATTGCACCAACAACCACTTTGCCTTATTGGATGAACAATGAAAGTAATTTTAAAAGTATTCCGCTTTTATATGTGCTGGATGAGTTTGAAAGACAATACAATGTAACTGTTGAAGTAAAGGATATTGATACCACCCAATTATTTACTGGTACTTTTAGTAATACAGATATAGATTTAGCGTTAGAAAGTATAAGTGTTCCTGTCAATATCCAGTTCAAAAAACTGGACGGGAATAAAGTCGTGTTCTATGCTGAAGAAACACCATAAAATTCTACATACCACTTTTATACTCCTGCTGTTTTTTACCTTGGCGACCAAGGCACAAAACAGCAAGGTTGTTTCTATACCCCTTATAGATTATATCCAAACGTTGGAAGCGTCTTTTAATGTCAAGTTCTCTTATGTAGACGAGGATATCCAAGATTTATCGATATCCCCAATACAGAGCAACGACCTAGCGGAAATATTAACAGGCATTCAAAATCTTACTCAACTACAAGTCAAGAAACTGAGCGACCGTTACTATACCCTATACAAAAGTACCACTGTGGATATTTGTGCCCAAGTGCTCGATAATTTTGAAGCCAACACTATCCCCGGAGCTACCATTGAAGTATTGGGAAGTAGTATTGCCATAGTTACCAATTTTGAAGGTTCCTTTAGATTGGAGAATATTCCTAGACAAGCCACCTTGAGAATACGGTTTTTGGGGTATAAAACAAGATACATTAGGGCCGAGGAATTGGTAAACCCTTCCCCCTGCCAACAAATATTATTGATACCCAATTATGAAGAATTGGATGAGGTAGTCCTATTTAAGCTTCTGACCACAGGGTTAAGCCAACAAAGGGATGGCAGTATATTATTGACCATAGACGATTTTGGGATTCTCCCTGGACTGATAGAGCCCGATGTACTGCAAACCGTCCAAGCCCTACCGGGAATTAAAAGCATTGATGAAACGGTCTCCGACATCAACGTAAGAGGCGGCACAAATGATCAAAACTTGATCTTATGGGATGGTATAAAAATGTACCAGTCAGGCCACTTTTTTGGATTGATCTCGGCCTTTAACCCTTATCTCACCGATAAGGTGACCATCATCAAAAACGGCACCAGTGCCCAATATGGGGGTGGTGTCAGTAGTATCATCAACATGGAATCCCAGAACAACATCAACGATTCATTTTTTGGGGGAGCAGGGTTTAACTTAATCAGTGGTGATGTTTATGCTCATGTGCCTATAAGTAGAAAGTTGGCATTTCAAGTTTCTGCCAGACGTTCGGTAACCGACTTTTTAAATACCCCGACTTATAGCCGATTTTTTGACAAAGCTTTTCAGGATACCGAAATTAAGGAAAACAATTCCCAATCAACGGATGCGGATATCATTAGGGAAGAGGACTTTTATTTTTATGATATTTCAGGTAAGATACTCTATGATCTCAATGAAAACCAAAAAGTTAGGCTGAGCTTTATCAATATTAAAAACGATCTTTTATATACGGAAACGGCAAAGGATAGCACTCAATCTTCACGAAGTGGCCTTGATCAAAACAATATTTCTTTTGGAGGTCATCTGGAAAGCACATGGACTTCTAATTTTTCCACGGATCTAAATATGTATTATACCAGATATAATTTAGATGCCAGGAATAGTACCGATAACGGCAATCAGCAACTGTTTCAAAACAATCAGGTATTGGAAACGGCTGTAAAGCTGAACACCAGATATGAGTTTTCCAAAACAATTAGCATGCTCAATGGGTATGCTTTCACTGAAGTTGGCATCATCAATTTCACCAATGTGACCCAACCTGCTTTTAAAAGCAATATCAAGGGCGTTCTCAGGCAACATTCGGTATTCTCTGAACTCAGTTATAAATCTCTAAATAATAAATTTAATAGTAGGATTGGGGGTCGATTAAATTATCTGGAGAACCTCGATACTTTTAAAGAGTGGATCCTGGAGCCACGATTAAGCCTTACCTATAATTTTACCAAACATTTCAATGGAGAGATTTTGGGGGAGTTTAAAAATCAGGCCACTAATCAGATAATTGATCTGGAACAAAATTTCTTAGGAATTGAAAAAAACCGATGGATTTTATCCGATAATGATGAACTGCCAATTACCAAAAGCAAACAAGCGTCCATTGGGTTCAACTACGATGATAAAAGCTGGTATTTGGGGCTTCAAGGTTTTTACAAGGAAGTCAATGGCATCAGCACCTCTACCCAAGGTTTCCAAAACCAAAATCAATTCAAAGGAGAGATTGGAAAATATGATGTAAAGGGGATCGAATTTTTGATCAATAAAAAAACAAACACTTTTAGCTCCTGGTTGAGCTATGCCTACAACCTCAACAATTATACCTTTGAAGACATTACCCCAAATACCTTCCCCAACAATTTGGACATTAGGCACACTGTTACTTTTGCAGGTACGTATACCTATGAGGGACTAAAATTAGGGATTGGCCTAAATTATAGGACTGGAAAACCTTATACGGAACCTCAGGAAGGCGACAATGCCATTGACCGGACAACCTTTCCCAATACCATCAATTACCAAGAGAACAACAGTAGTAGGCTGCCAGACTACCTTAGAGCGGACGCTTCCGCCATTTATGCTTTTGAGATGGGGAATAAGGTAAAGGCATCGGTGGGCGCATCCCTACTGAACCTTTTGAACAAAAGAAATGTTTTGAACACCTATTACAGATTAAACGACGATAACCAGATACAAACTATAGAGAGTGTTTCCTTGGGGATAACACCCAATGTTAGCTTTCGACTCAGTTTTTAATTCTAGCCAATTATACTATCCTGTTCCATGAATTCCTTCTGAAGAACAGTTTTGGGCTTCGCTTTTTGCTTTATCAATCTTAGAACATGGCGAAATACAAGACCCATGGCCATGCAAAACAAATGCCCAAGAATTTACTCAATCACATAACGGACCTTAATGTCAGGAATGTATTTACTGAATATTGTCCGGATAAAGAAAATCTGAACGAAAGAGAGTATCAGTATTATTTATACAATCGGATCATGACCAAAACGTGTGGAAAGGTTATGGCGGCAAGAAAGGAAAAAAAGATAGGCTCAAACGTATCGCTATCCTTTCCAATAAAAAGATATAATAAGGCAAGACCAGTTACGGAAATGGCCCAATACACGAAGGAGGTTTTCAAGTAAAGAATGATACTTTTTTTGGTGACATCGCCATATAGAAATCTAATTTGGTCCACCAATGAAGGTAATGAGTGCCATAATATAAAATATATGGCGAAGGACCAGAGAAGAGATGCTGTTTTAAATACTATTAAAAATAACACTAAATAAAAGATCTCCTTAACCCAACTACTGATGAGCTTGTGATTTTTGGTAAGCAAGATATATAGAGCTATGAATAAGCCCCCGCTTAAAAATAGCAAATAGGTATAAAATCTTATTGGCACTGCGTAACCTGTAATATTCTCAATCACACTGTTGACAACAGTTACTTGTGATACGAACAATAAAGAAAGAACAAAGAGACCATAACTGCTATAAAACAATATAGTTGTACGAGATTGACTTTTCAATTTGGAATTCCAATGCTGCTCTCCAAAATGATATCCACTAAACAGAACAAATGTGAAAAGAGCTAAACTTGGTAGGTAATAAAATAAAGAAGCACAGAACAATATAAATAGGATGTAATACGAGGCGACCTTTAAAAAATTATACTTCTTTTTTGCTTTTGAATTGGAGGTTTGTATCAATTTTAAATCATTTGCACCGTGCAGGATTCCAAAAGTCAGGATTAAAAAATAGGCTACCATATCCTCTGTAGTATCCCCAAAATTTATGGCGAACCAAAGGAATAAAAAGGTAGTAACGATAATAAAACTGTCCAAATTCTTAAAAACAACGCCCTTATTTTTCATTTTTCACAAAAATATAACAATAGGTAAAACTTTTTTGTTTAAATTTACCTCAAATTAATTAAACAAAAACTTATAATACTATTAATTATGGAAAACTTTTTAGCTTCAATTCCTTTGGTAGCAAAACTCGCTCCAGACGATTACGTTGGTTTTACCTTTTTTGTTGGCTGTATGGCCATGATGGCAGCTTCTGCTTTTTTCTTTCTATCCATGAGCAGCTTCGACAAAAAATGGAGAACTTCAATCCTAGTTTCAGGATTAATTACTTTTATCGCAGCGGTCCACTATTGGTACATGCGTGACTACTGGGCTGCCTTTGAGGAGTCCCCAACTTTCTTTCGTTATGTAGATTGGGTACTAACAGTACCTTTAATGTGCGTAGAATTCTTTTTAATCTTGAAAGTAGCGGGAGCTAAAAAGTCCCTCATGTGGCGTTTAATCTTCCTTTCCGTAGTAATGTTAGTTACGGGTTACATTGGAGAAGCCGTATTAAGAGACCAAGCTTGGCTTTGGGGTCTAATATCGGGTATCGCTTATTTCGTAATTGTTTATGATATTTGGTTAGGTGAAGCAAAAAAATTGGCAGAAGCCGCAGGTGGCGCAGTTTTAAAAGCGCACAAAACGTTATGTTGGTTTGTATTGGTAGGATGGGCAATCTATCCTATTGGATATATGGCAGGTACCCCAGGATGGTACGAAGGCTTTTTTGGAGGTCTAGATCTAGATGTTATCTATAACATTGGTGACGCCATTAACAAAATTGGTTTTGGTCTAGTGGTTTATGGTTTGGCAGTATCCAAATCATCCGAGGCTTAGTTATTTGAATAGACTTACAATGAAAAAGACCGCAAATTGCGGTCTTTTTTATTTCTATATCATTTCTAACTCTACATTCTTTCAGGCACTTCTATCCCCAATAACCTAAAGGAAGATTGAATAACATCCCCCACTTTCTTGGCCAATTGAACACGAAGTATTTTCTTTTTTTCATCCTCTTCACCCAAAATTGAAACATTCTGATAAAAGGAATTAAATCCCTTTACAAGATCATATGTGTAATTCGCAATTAGGGCCGGACTAAAATTAGTGGCTGCCAATTGTATCGTATCCGGATATATTT encodes the following:
- a CDS encoding TonB-dependent receptor, whose translation is MLKKHHKILHTTFILLLFFTLATKAQNSKVVSIPLIDYIQTLEASFNVKFSYVDEDIQDLSISPIQSNDLAEILTGIQNLTQLQVKKLSDRYYTLYKSTTVDICAQVLDNFEANTIPGATIEVLGSSIAIVTNFEGSFRLENIPRQATLRIRFLGYKTRYIRAEELVNPSPCQQILLIPNYEELDEVVLFKLLTTGLSQQRDGSILLTIDDFGILPGLIEPDVLQTVQALPGIKSIDETVSDINVRGGTNDQNLILWDGIKMYQSGHFFGLISAFNPYLTDKVTIIKNGTSAQYGGGVSSIINMESQNNINDSFFGGAGFNLISGDVYAHVPISRKLAFQVSARRSVTDFLNTPTYSRFFDKAFQDTEIKENNSQSTDADIIREEDFYFYDISGKILYDLNENQKVRLSFINIKNDLLYTETAKDSTQSSRSGLDQNNISFGGHLESTWTSNFSTDLNMYYTRYNLDARNSTDNGNQQLFQNNQVLETAVKLNTRYEFSKTISMLNGYAFTEVGIINFTNVTQPAFKSNIKGVLRQHSVFSELSYKSLNNKFNSRIGGRLNYLENLDTFKEWILEPRLSLTYNFTKHFNGEILGEFKNQATNQIIDLEQNFLGIEKNRWILSDNDELPITKSKQASIGFNYDDKSWYLGLQGFYKEVNGISTSTQGFQNQNQFKGEIGKYDVKGIEFLINKKTNTFSSWLSYAYNLNNYTFEDITPNTFPNNLDIRHTVTFAGTYTYEGLKLGIGLNYRTGKPYTEPQEGDNAIDRTTFPNTINYQENNSSRLPDYLRADASAIYAFEMGNKVKASVGASLLNLLNKRNVLNTYYRLNDDNQIQTIESVSLGITPNVSFRLSF
- a CDS encoding Brp/Blh family beta-carotene 15,15'-dioxygenase, with protein sequence MKNKGVVFKNLDSFIIVTTFLFLWFAINFGDTTEDMVAYFLILTFGILHGANDLKLIQTSNSKAKKKYNFLKVASYYILFILFCASLFYYLPSLALFTFVLFSGYHFGEQHWNSKLKSQSRTTILFYSSYGLFVLSLLFVSQVTVVNSVIENITGYAVPIRFYTYLLFLSGGLFIALYILLTKNHKLISSWVKEIFYLVLFLIVFKTASLLWSFAIYFILWHSLPSLVDQIRFLYGDVTKKSIILYLKTSFVYWAISVTGLALLYLFIGKDSDTFEPIFFSFLAAITFPHVLVMIRLYK
- a CDS encoding FecR family protein — translated: MQENYLAKWLNNELTEEELVEFKKSAEYASYQRLKEVSNKLEAPKFDADQVWASLKNKRESSKSKVVQLRPFTKLMRVAAAIAVIAVASFFYFNSLDETISTQYAERAEVILPDASEIVLNVDSEVSYSKKKWDKKRNVSLKGEAFFKVAKGKRFTVTTLEGTVAVLGTQFNVENRKGLFEVTCFEGLVSVTFQNKEFKVPAGSSFLAINGEVKPTIAPTTTLPYWMNNESNFKSIPLLYVLDEFERQYNVTVEVKDIDTTQLFTGTFSNTDIDLALESISVPVNIQFKKLDGNKVVFYAEETP
- a CDS encoding RNA polymerase sigma factor; translated protein: MDTDNKNNVCKEEVYSALFNTNSKTVFNYIYYKFGNEEKAYDAVQEAFIKLWENCAKVAPEKAKSYVYTVANNLYLNVIKAEKVRLKYADKSLEVSHESPEFLLEEKQYQEKLDRALNSLPDNQRTTFLLNRIDGKKYAEIAEMENVSVKAIEKRMHLALKSLREQIEGI
- a CDS encoding bacteriorhodopsin-like; protein product: MENFLASIPLVAKLAPDDYVGFTFFVGCMAMMAASAFFFLSMSSFDKKWRTSILVSGLITFIAAVHYWYMRDYWAAFEESPTFFRYVDWVLTVPLMCVEFFLILKVAGAKKSLMWRLIFLSVVMLVTGYIGEAVLRDQAWLWGLISGIAYFVIVYDIWLGEAKKLAEAAGGAVLKAHKTLCWFVLVGWAIYPIGYMAGTPGWYEGFFGGLDLDVIYNIGDAINKIGFGLVVYGLAVSKSSEA